The Nitrospira sp. KM1 genome includes a window with the following:
- the argF gene encoding ornithine carbamoyltransferase has translation MPTKRRHASEKDLIDVATLSRREIEDLLALAARLKDKQHRGISHQLLQGKTLGLLFQKPSTRTRVSFEAGMNQLGGHALVLPMSDIQLSRGESVADTARVLSRYLDGIVIRTYDHATVQEWARESTMPVINGLTDLSHPCQALSDLLTIREKKGRLKGVKIAYVGDGNNVANSLIEAAAKTGMSVALGCPSGYQPDQHVVDLARLEAAKTGATIDLSHDPHTAVKEADVIYADVWISMGREREQARRLKVLAPYQVNMRLVGRAKPDVIVMHCLPAHRGEEITADVLDGPQSVVIDQAENRLHMQKAILTQLLGERKHRTS, from the coding sequence ATGCCGACGAAACGACGCCACGCTTCCGAAAAGGATTTGATTGATGTCGCGACGCTCTCACGCCGCGAGATTGAAGACCTGCTTGCCCTCGCTGCCAGACTGAAGGACAAACAGCATCGCGGTATTTCTCATCAGCTCCTGCAGGGGAAAACGCTCGGGCTGCTGTTTCAAAAGCCATCCACACGGACCAGAGTATCGTTTGAGGCTGGCATGAATCAGTTGGGCGGCCATGCCTTAGTTCTGCCCATGAGTGACATCCAGCTCTCGCGCGGCGAAAGCGTGGCCGATACCGCGCGAGTTCTGTCACGCTATCTCGATGGCATCGTCATCCGCACCTATGACCATGCCACAGTCCAGGAGTGGGCGCGTGAATCGACAATGCCGGTTATCAACGGATTGACCGATCTCAGCCATCCCTGTCAGGCTCTTTCGGATTTGCTGACCATCAGGGAGAAAAAAGGACGTTTAAAGGGGGTCAAGATCGCGTACGTCGGAGACGGCAACAATGTCGCAAATTCCCTGATTGAAGCTGCTGCAAAAACAGGAATGAGCGTCGCCCTGGGTTGTCCATCCGGTTATCAGCCGGATCAGCACGTCGTCGACCTCGCTCGGCTCGAAGCCGCAAAAACCGGAGCCACCATCGACCTCAGTCACGATCCACATACGGCAGTAAAAGAAGCGGATGTCATTTACGCGGACGTCTGGATCAGTATGGGGCGCGAGCGTGAACAGGCCAGACGGCTCAAAGTTCTTGCGCCGTATCAGGTCAATATGCGTCTGGTGGGACGTGCGAAGCCGGATGTCATCGTCATGCACTGCCTGCCGGCGCACCGGGGTGAAGAAATCACCGCCGATGTACTGGACGGCCCTCAATCGGTCGTTATCGATCAAGCGGAAAATCGGTTACACATGCAAAAGGCCATCTTGACCCAACTGTTAGGGGAGAGGAAACACCGTACATCATGA
- a CDS encoding acetylornithine transaminase codes for MPTEELKEDAERFLMDTYTRQPLSIVRGRGTKVYDLEGREYIDFVGGIAVNLLGHGHADLVSAIQRQATQVLHASNLYYTEPQVRLAEILVDHSFADKVFFCNSGAEANEAAIKLARRYSYGKYGPGRFEIITMNNSFHGRTMATLTATGQEKVQKGYEPLVPGFLHVSLNNLPELEQAVTDKTAAILLEPIQGEGGVHVADRRYLAAVRELCTKKDILLMFDEVQTGMGRTGTLFAYEQLSVEPDVMTLAKGLGGGVPIGACLAKDAVAQAFGRGAHASTFGGNPLACAAALAVFRVLLEGCVLDQGKRMGEYLSKGLMDCKDRHHVVRDVRGMGLLQGIEVDMDAKVIVSDCLRRGILVNATGDHVVRLVPPLIITQPEIDRLLDVLSHTFNRHALEVSAH; via the coding sequence ATGCCTACCGAAGAGCTCAAGGAAGACGCCGAGCGCTTCCTCATGGATACCTATACCAGGCAACCCCTTTCGATAGTCAGGGGCCGGGGAACCAAGGTGTACGACTTGGAGGGCCGTGAATACATAGATTTCGTCGGGGGTATTGCCGTGAACCTGCTTGGTCACGGCCATGCGGATCTCGTTTCGGCGATTCAGCGGCAGGCCACGCAAGTCCTTCACGCGTCGAATCTCTACTACACGGAACCCCAGGTCAGACTTGCGGAAATCCTAGTGGATCATTCCTTTGCCGACAAAGTGTTCTTTTGCAACAGCGGTGCGGAAGCCAACGAAGCCGCCATCAAGCTGGCTCGCCGGTACTCGTATGGCAAATACGGTCCCGGTCGGTTTGAAATTATTACCATGAACAACTCCTTTCATGGCCGAACCATGGCCACGCTCACCGCGACAGGCCAGGAAAAGGTCCAGAAGGGATATGAGCCTCTGGTTCCGGGATTTTTGCATGTCTCTCTGAACAACTTGCCGGAACTCGAACAGGCCGTTACCGATAAGACCGCGGCGATCTTGCTTGAGCCGATTCAAGGAGAAGGCGGGGTTCATGTGGCGGATCGGCGGTATTTGGCAGCCGTCAGAGAGCTCTGCACCAAGAAAGATATTCTGTTGATGTTTGATGAGGTGCAGACCGGCATGGGACGCACCGGCACGCTTTTCGCCTATGAGCAGCTTAGTGTCGAACCTGATGTGATGACATTGGCAAAGGGGCTTGGCGGGGGTGTGCCAATCGGTGCCTGCCTTGCGAAAGACGCTGTGGCGCAGGCGTTCGGTCGAGGCGCGCACGCCTCGACGTTCGGCGGCAATCCCCTGGCCTGCGCGGCGGCATTGGCGGTGTTTCGTGTTCTTCTCGAAGGGTGCGTCTTGGACCAGGGTAAACGAATGGGTGAGTATCTGAGCAAGGGCCTTATGGATTGCAAAGACCGACATCATGTCGTACGGGATGTTCGCGGTATGGGCCTCCTGCAAGGAATCGAAGTTGATATGGACGCCAAAGTCATCGTCAGCGACTGCTTGCGGCGTGGCATCCTCGTCAATGCGACCGGCGACCATGTCGTCCGATTGGTCCCACCGTTGATCATCACGCAACCTGAGATCGATCGATTGCTCGACGTACTGTCACATACGTTTAATCGACATGCATTGGAAGTATCGGCCCATTGA